The following coding sequences lie in one Methylotenera versatilis 301 genomic window:
- a CDS encoding aminoglycoside phosphotransferase family protein — translation MDDRQQQLNAWLSKTLPDSDFKLTTASADASFRRYFRVHLANQTLIAMDAPPPQEDCTPFVKVAKLFLDAGLNVPKVVAQDLVNGFLLLSDLGNDTYLQHLNNETAQMLYFDATNALIKLQLASKSHDLPAYDEALLTREMQLFPDWYVSKHLGQTLNAEQQGWLQQTFTSLNKNILSQGQVTVHRDYHSRNLMVTHENTPGILDFQDAVHGAITYDLVSLLKDAYIQWDEEQIIDIAVRYWEPAKKAGLPVANDFSEFYRDFEWMGAQRHIKVLGIFARLSHRDGKDGYLKDMPLVMHYLRKVCERYVELRPMLRLLDALEGRVPRPKYVV, via the coding sequence GTGGATGATAGACAACAACAACTCAACGCTTGGTTAAGCAAGACCTTACCAGATTCAGACTTCAAGCTAACAACAGCATCGGCAGATGCTAGCTTCAGGCGCTATTTTAGAGTGCATTTAGCTAATCAAACTTTAATCGCGATGGATGCACCACCGCCACAGGAGGATTGCACGCCATTTGTAAAAGTGGCTAAGCTGTTTTTAGATGCTGGTTTAAATGTGCCCAAGGTGGTCGCTCAAGATTTAGTGAATGGCTTTTTGCTATTAAGTGATTTAGGTAATGATACTTACTTGCAACATTTGAATAATGAGACCGCGCAAATGCTGTATTTTGATGCGACGAATGCGCTGATTAAATTGCAGTTAGCCAGTAAAAGCCATGATTTACCTGCTTATGATGAGGCCTTACTCACACGTGAGATGCAATTGTTCCCGGATTGGTATGTGAGTAAGCATTTAGGTCAAACACTTAACGCCGAGCAGCAAGGTTGGTTGCAACAGACCTTTACCTCCCTAAATAAAAACATATTATCGCAAGGTCAGGTCACCGTGCATCGTGATTATCACTCACGCAACTTGATGGTGACGCATGAAAATACGCCTGGCATATTAGATTTTCAAGATGCCGTACATGGCGCCATTACTTACGATTTAGTCTCTTTGCTTAAAGATGCTTATATTCAGTGGGATGAAGAGCAGATTATCGATATTGCGGTGCGTTATTGGGAACCTGCTAAAAAAGCGGGTCTGCCTGTAGCCAATGACTTTAGTGAGTTCTATCGTGACTTTGAATGGATGGGCGCGCAACGACATATTAAAGTGTTAGGCATATTTGCGCGACTTAGCCACCGTGACGGTAAAGATGGCTACCTAAAAGACATGCCACTGGTGATGCATTATTTGCGCAAAGTCTGCGAGCGCTATGTGGAGTTGCGCCCGATGCTGCGACTGTTAGATGCGCTTGAAGGACGTGTGCCGCGTCCTAAATATGTAGTTTAG
- the murU gene encoding N-acetylmuramate alpha-1-phosphate uridylyltransferase MurU, translating into MKAMILAAGRGERMRPLTDHTPKPLLKVGGKPLIVWHLERLAKAGFKEVVINHAHLGEQIEQALGDGSQWAMQVQYSPEKTALETAGGIANALPLLGAEPFLVVNGDTFTEIDFGVLKHALQANHHAHLVLVNNPPQHPNGDFAIEADRLKNTGEKMLTFSGVGVYHPDLFASVTRGEPAKLAPLLRQAIAENQATAEYYQGVWHDIGTPERLNMLNEELKLRAR; encoded by the coding sequence ATGAAAGCCATGATACTAGCCGCTGGTCGTGGCGAACGTATGCGCCCACTGACCGACCACACACCTAAACCGTTGTTAAAGGTGGGTGGCAAGCCACTTATTGTTTGGCATTTGGAACGATTAGCAAAAGCTGGTTTCAAAGAGGTTGTGATTAACCATGCGCATTTAGGTGAGCAGATTGAACAGGCGCTGGGTGACGGCAGTCAATGGGCTATGCAAGTTCAATACAGTCCTGAAAAAACAGCCTTAGAAACGGCAGGAGGCATTGCCAATGCTTTGCCTCTGTTAGGTGCTGAACCGTTCTTGGTGGTGAATGGAGATACGTTTACTGAGATTGATTTTGGTGTTTTAAAGCATGCCTTGCAAGCTAATCACCATGCGCATCTTGTATTGGTAAACAACCCGCCGCAGCACCCCAATGGCGACTTTGCTATTGAAGCTGATAGGCTTAAAAACACAGGCGAAAAAATGCTGACATTTTCAGGCGTTGGTGTATATCACCCAGATTTATTTGCTAGCGTGACACGTGGCGAGCCGGCAAAGCTTGCGCCTTTGTTGAGACAAGCGATTGCTGAAAATCAAGCAACAGCTGAGTATTATCAAGGTGTGTGGCATGATATAGGCACGCCTGAGCGCTTGAATATGTTGAATGAAGAGTTAAAACTGCGAGCGAGATAA
- a CDS encoding aminopeptidase P N-terminal domain-containing protein, which produces MSQLFEFQQRRSKLLSAMGEGIAIIPTAPEAIRNRDSHYPYRFDSYFYYLTGFKEPESVVVLVAGATPKSILFCRDKDMEREIWDGFRYGAEAAKAEFGFDEAYSVNELDAVILKLLANQPKLFFSLGESASWDVRVVGWMNTLRTQARSGVHVPDDVSDIRQLVDEMRLIKSPFEIDLMRRSANIAASAHNRAMQFVGSNFSRPNMMEYEVEAEFLHEFYRNGAQAPAYTSIVAGGANACTLHYNANNAKLNDGDLLLIDAGCELDGYASDITRTFPVNGKFSAAQKDIYELVLASQAAAIAKVNTSNHWNAPHEAALDVLVQGFIDLKLCKGSKEAVLENGDYRQFYMHRTGHWLGLDVHDAGEYKDKADHWRMLIPNMTLTVEPGCYIRPAENVPEAFWNIGIRIEDDVLVTNEGCEVLTKNALKTVVDIEALMASK; this is translated from the coding sequence ATGAGTCAACTATTTGAATTTCAACAACGTAGATCTAAGCTTCTGAGCGCGATGGGCGAAGGTATTGCCATTATTCCCACCGCACCAGAAGCTATTCGCAATCGCGATAGTCATTATCCATACCGGTTTGATAGTTACTTTTACTATTTAACGGGCTTCAAAGAACCAGAGTCTGTAGTCGTGCTGGTGGCTGGCGCGACACCTAAAAGCATATTATTTTGTCGCGATAAAGACATGGAGCGGGAGATTTGGGATGGCTTCCGTTATGGAGCAGAAGCCGCTAAAGCTGAATTCGGATTTGATGAAGCTTACTCAGTCAATGAACTTGATGCAGTGATTCTGAAGTTGTTGGCGAATCAGCCTAAGTTATTCTTCAGTTTGGGTGAAAGTGCTAGTTGGGATGTTCGTGTGGTGGGTTGGATGAACACCTTGCGTACGCAGGCGCGCAGTGGTGTTCATGTGCCTGATGATGTGAGTGATATACGTCAATTAGTGGATGAAATGCGTTTGATTAAATCACCATTTGAGATTGATTTAATGCGCCGTTCAGCCAATATTGCCGCATCAGCGCATAATCGTGCCATGCAGTTTGTCGGGTCTAATTTTTCTAGACCGAATATGATGGAATATGAGGTCGAAGCGGAATTCTTGCACGAGTTTTATCGCAATGGAGCGCAAGCGCCTGCTTATACCAGCATTGTCGCGGGTGGCGCGAATGCTTGCACGCTGCATTACAACGCTAATAATGCAAAGTTGAATGATGGTGATTTGTTGCTGATTGATGCGGGTTGCGAGTTAGATGGCTATGCCTCAGATATTACGCGTACTTTCCCTGTGAACGGCAAGTTTAGTGCTGCGCAAAAAGATATTTACGAGCTAGTGTTGGCTTCGCAAGCCGCGGCGATTGCAAAGGTCAATACCAGCAACCATTGGAACGCTCCCCATGAAGCGGCATTAGATGTGTTGGTGCAAGGTTTTATTGATTTAAAACTATGCAAAGGTAGCAAAGAAGCCGTGCTGGAAAATGGCGATTACCGTCAGTTCTACATGCATCGCACTGGACACTGGTTGGGTTTAGACGTGCATGATGCAGGCGAGTATAAAGATAAAGCTGATCATTGGCGTATGCTCATACCAAATATGACGCTGACGGTTGAGCCTGGCTGCTATATTCGTCCCGCCGAAAATGTGCCTGAAGCTTTCTGGAATATTGGTATTCGTATTGAAGATGATGTGCTGGTGACGAACGAGGGCTGCGAGGTGCTGACTAAAAATGCGCTTAAAACAGTGGTCGATATTGAGGCCTTAATGGCTAGTAAGTAG
- a CDS encoding FAD-dependent oxidoreductase — protein sequence MSDIVENIVIVGGGPVGATLALLLAKQGVSVTVLEARKHRAAYNESRALALSYGSKRILEKLGVWGSLAKSATAINTIHVSQKGSLGRSKLQASDYKQEALGYVLSYGALSEALDVELANQSLVNFVFEASAEHIAHISTHASVTYAYQGESHTLNSRLVVLADGGRSLDEIAGLVKETKEYGHDALISKISAELPHNNVAYERFTVSGPMALLPNGARDFSLVWTGKKEYVNALLALSDAEFLAQFHEQFGDRVGQFLSVEKRMAFPLKLSQLKTTETPHLVVIGNAAQTMHPVAGQGFNVGLRDAESLAQSIATAAPADLGCQKMLADYRASRQSDTKNGLLFTDFLVNIFSNEIVGINGLRSAGLGLFDLIKPIKQHLVSKMSYGK from the coding sequence ATGAGCGACATTGTAGAAAATATTGTCATAGTCGGTGGCGGGCCAGTAGGCGCCACTTTGGCTCTTCTGCTGGCAAAGCAGGGCGTATCAGTGACGGTGTTAGAGGCACGTAAACACAGGGCTGCTTACAATGAGAGCAGGGCACTGGCTTTGTCATACGGTAGCAAGCGTATTCTTGAAAAGTTGGGTGTTTGGGGCAGCTTGGCGAAAAGTGCTACCGCCATTAATACTATCCATGTGTCACAAAAAGGTAGTCTTGGTCGTTCAAAATTGCAAGCGAGCGATTACAAGCAAGAGGCACTTGGTTATGTGTTGTCTTATGGCGCGCTGAGTGAGGCGCTTGATGTAGAACTTGCAAATCAATCTTTAGTCAACTTTGTATTTGAGGCTTCCGCTGAGCACATCGCTCATATAAGCACTCATGCCAGTGTGACTTATGCCTATCAAGGTGAGTCACATACTTTAAATAGTCGATTAGTAGTGTTGGCTGATGGTGGTCGCAGTTTGGATGAAATTGCAGGTCTGGTTAAAGAAACCAAAGAGTATGGCCATGATGCGCTGATTTCTAAAATCAGCGCGGAGTTGCCACATAATAATGTCGCATATGAGCGTTTTACTGTGAGCGGTCCAATGGCTTTGCTGCCTAACGGAGCACGTGACTTTTCATTGGTGTGGACGGGCAAAAAAGAATACGTTAATGCATTGCTGGCACTGAGTGACGCAGAGTTCTTAGCGCAGTTTCACGAACAGTTTGGCGATAGAGTGGGGCAATTTTTAAGTGTAGAAAAACGTATGGCATTTCCATTAAAGCTATCACAATTAAAAACGACTGAAACACCTCATTTGGTCGTTATTGGCAACGCCGCGCAAACCATGCATCCTGTAGCAGGGCAAGGCTTTAATGTAGGCTTGCGAGATGCAGAGTCTCTTGCGCAATCAATCGCTACTGCAGCGCCAGCAGATTTGGGATGTCAGAAAATGTTGGCCGACTATCGCGCGAGCCGGCAATCTGACACTAAAAACGGTTTGTTGTTTACTGACTTTTTAGTGAATATTTTTTCTAATGAGATTGTTGGTATCAACGGCTTAAGGAGCGCAGGTCTAGGCCTGTTTGATCTGATTAAACCTATCAAACAGCATTTGGTCAGTAAAATGAGTTACGGCAAATGA
- a CDS encoding FAD-dependent monooxygenase, translating into MSEILRTDVTIVGAGLVGLAAAVAMHQAGFSVVLVDSKNPVGTDFADDTWDARIYAISPKNAQWLDDLGVWPLMNQSRIGKMQSMEIFGETDSSQGQHAPITLSANDVNADSLGYIVESKSLMQALLKQVVALGIQTRFDSPCEAVSNKPDKAVLHLQHHQSIESTLLLAADGSHSWVRQQLNMPMQQKSYEQTAIVANFTATKPHGNIARQWFAQDAESQNSILAWLPLPDNTVSIVWSVSTNYADELLRLSDDKFTNTVKLAGNSILGDFKLLSPAMRFPLSLQKTSTLVQNSVVLVGDAAHQVHPMAGQGVNLGFRDVVDLLDTLKTKNQYQLLNDTHLLKQYMRKRKVDILNMVLLTDTLYHLFRSQNAAIKAVRNWGLSATNHQAIKKMLVSNAVSL; encoded by the coding sequence ATGAGTGAAATATTACGTACCGATGTGACGATTGTAGGCGCTGGCTTAGTCGGTCTTGCGGCGGCTGTTGCAATGCACCAAGCAGGTTTTTCTGTGGTGTTAGTTGATAGCAAAAATCCTGTGGGTACTGATTTTGCAGATGACACTTGGGATGCAAGAATCTATGCGATTAGCCCAAAAAATGCGCAATGGCTAGATGATTTAGGCGTATGGCCATTAATGAATCAATCACGTATTGGCAAAATGCAGTCTATGGAAATATTTGGTGAAACTGATAGCTCTCAAGGTCAGCACGCGCCAATCACCCTATCAGCTAATGATGTGAATGCAGATTCTTTAGGCTACATCGTCGAGTCGAAATCTCTGATGCAGGCCTTGCTCAAGCAGGTTGTAGCTTTAGGCATTCAGACGCGATTTGATAGTCCGTGTGAAGCGGTTAGCAATAAGCCAGATAAAGCTGTATTGCATCTACAGCATCACCAGTCGATTGAAAGCACATTATTGTTGGCTGCCGATGGTAGCCACTCTTGGGTGCGTCAACAGCTGAACATGCCGATGCAGCAAAAGTCTTATGAACAAACGGCGATAGTTGCGAATTTTACTGCGACAAAGCCGCATGGCAATATTGCTAGACAGTGGTTTGCGCAAGATGCAGAAAGTCAAAATAGTATTTTGGCCTGGTTGCCGTTACCTGATAATACAGTTTCTATTGTTTGGTCTGTGTCAACCAACTATGCCGATGAACTGTTAAGATTAAGTGATGATAAGTTTACCAATACAGTGAAGTTGGCGGGTAATAGCATATTAGGTGATTTTAAATTACTAAGCCCAGCTATGCGGTTTCCGTTGAGTTTACAAAAGACAAGCACCTTGGTGCAAAATAGTGTGGTTTTGGTAGGTGATGCTGCACATCAAGTTCATCCGATGGCAGGCCAAGGGGTTAATTTAGGTTTTAGAGACGTGGTGGATTTGCTTGATACTTTGAAAACTAAAAATCAATATCAATTATTAAATGATACTCACCTGCTCAAACAATACATGCGCAAAAGAAAAGTTGATATTTTGAATATGGTGTTGTTAACCGATACACTTTATCATTTGTTCAGAAGTCAGAATGCAGCAATAAAAGCAGTCAGGAACTGGGGATTGTCTGCGACTAACCATCAAGCAATCAAAAAAATGTTAGTTTCAAACGCAGTATCACTTTAA
- a CDS encoding DsbC family protein, giving the protein MFKKLVSFTLLSAACVGVSTSAIADEASVKKAVEAAYPKFKVESVAKTPYAGLYEVFMGGQIIYTDEKMSFLIAEGHLVDPKTKKDITGERMEELTKIDFSTLPLDQAIKVVKGNGSRKLVVFSDVDCPYCKRLEQNELTNITDVTVYTFLYPIQQLHPDSANKSKAIWCASNRVKAWQDWILNGQLPSSAGNCEVPIEKIGDLARKLGVTSTPTLIFADGKRMLGAQPYKDIERAMVAAKK; this is encoded by the coding sequence ATGTTCAAAAAATTAGTCAGCTTTACTTTATTAAGTGCTGCATGCGTTGGAGTTTCAACTTCTGCAATAGCCGATGAAGCAAGTGTGAAAAAAGCTGTAGAAGCAGCTTACCCAAAATTTAAGGTAGAGAGCGTAGCGAAAACACCTTACGCAGGTTTGTATGAAGTATTTATGGGTGGTCAGATTATCTACACCGATGAAAAAATGTCTTTCTTGATTGCAGAAGGACATTTAGTTGACCCTAAAACTAAAAAAGACATTACTGGCGAACGTATGGAAGAGTTAACCAAAATTGACTTCTCTACACTGCCTTTAGATCAAGCGATTAAAGTGGTAAAAGGTAATGGTAGCCGTAAATTAGTCGTGTTTTCGGATGTAGATTGCCCATATTGCAAGCGTTTAGAGCAAAATGAATTAACTAATATCACTGATGTGACCGTTTATACTTTTCTTTATCCGATTCAGCAATTACATCCAGATTCAGCGAATAAATCTAAAGCGATTTGGTGCGCAAGCAATCGGGTAAAAGCTTGGCAAGACTGGATTTTGAATGGTCAATTACCTAGCTCAGCTGGTAATTGCGAAGTACCGATCGAAAAAATTGGCGACTTGGCGAGAAAGCTTGGAGTTACCAGTACGCCTACGTTGATATTTGCAGATGGTAAACGTATGTTAGGTGCACAACCTTATAAGGACATTGAACGGGCTATGGTGGCAGCTAAAAAGTAA